The following DNA comes from Hyphococcus flavus.
CGATGTCTCAGGCGGGAACCAGTCGCCGACTTGCGTCGATTGTTCTTCGATGAAGGCGGCAGCCGTTCTAACTGCATCCATATCAGGCGATCCGGCATTCATCTGATCACGGATGGTTTTGAAGGCGCCGCCGATGTCTTCCATGGCTTCGTGGCGTGTATCGGCAATCTCTTGCGCTGCTGCATCGACCGGGCCGCCGGTCTGCTCATTCGATGCGCTGTCGCCGCTTCCGCCGCAGGAGGCGATGAGAACAAGCGCCGCACCGGCGCCAAGTGATTTCAAGATGGCGGATGAAGTCGAAGACATAGATTCTCCTTTTGCGGCGGGTTTCCGTGCAATGGGCGCACCATGACAGAAACGCGTGTGATAACGAATCGAACACGTGTGAGAGTAGAAAGGTCCCAATGCGCCGTCAAATCCGCAAAGAGCCGGCGAGACGTCTATTCCGCCGGCGTCAGCGGGTGCGTCTTGTCGATGGTCTTTTTGATCACCGGGGGCATGCGGTCGCGCCAGCGGCGGAGCTGCGCGTCAAGGTTGGGCCATTTGGTGCGCATGGTCCGGATCAGCCGCTGCACCGCCGGGATGTAAGGCGCGAGCAGCGCAAAACCGAGCGTCAGCATGATCAGGCCGAGAGGAATAGGCAGGGGCAGGACAATCAGCCCTGCGATAACCAGCGTTGTTCCGGTAATCTGATGAACCAACGGCAACATGCCGAACAAAAACTCCCCAGCGGCGACCGCCACGACGAAACTGTGCACTGCAACGATGCAAATGGAAGCTGCTGCAACGCAACTTACTGCCCGACTAACGTAGGCTTCGGTCCCCCTACCGTAAAGTGCGCGGGCGAAAAATAGGTTAAATGGCGCTTCACATTTTATACAGGTTTGCCCGCGCGCCCCTTTGCGGTCACAAGACGCATGGGGCGGGCCGCATTTCCGCCATAAGGTAAGCCATGTCCTATCAATCCCTTCGCGACTTTATCGGCAAACTCGAATCGGCTGGCGAACTGATCCGCGTATCTGAACCCGTGGCGGTGAAGCTCGAGATGACGGAGATCCAGACGCGATTGCTGGCGGCGGGCGGCCCGGCGGTGTTGTTCGAACAGCCGGTGATGGATGACGGATCGATCAGCCCCATGCCGGTGCTGGTTAACCTTTTCGGCACGG
Coding sequences within:
- a CDS encoding PGPGW domain-containing protein — encoded protein: MHSFVVAVAAGEFLFGMLPLVHQITGTTLVIAGLIVLPLPIPLGLIMLTLGFALLAPYIPAVQRLIRTMRTKWPNLDAQLRRWRDRMPPVIKKTIDKTHPLTPAE
- a CDS encoding c-type cytochrome, with the protein product MSSTSSAILKSLGAGAALVLIASCGGSGDSASNEQTGGPVDAAAQEIADTRHEAMEDIGGAFKTIRDQMNAGSPDMDAVRTAAAFIEEQSTQVGDWFPPETSPVLGVDTEALATIWEQPEEFASAVERFETAAAALNTAAQSGDADSLASAVQGIGGACKNCHDSFRVDD